The Sporanaerobacter acetigenes DSM 13106 genome contains the following window.
TTCTAGATAAGCACCTAACATAACCATATTAGCTACTTTGTCATTTCCTAGTTCTATAGCTATTTCATTTACTGGAATATAGTATACATCAATATCTTCTCTTGTAGCTTTTTTATCTATAAGTGACGAGTTGATAAAAAGTTTTCCACCTGGTACTATGTCTTTTTCAAATTTATCCAAAGATGGCTTATTCATGACTACTGCTGAAGTAGCATCTACAACTACTGGAGAACCTACTGGTTCATCAGCTACTACAACACCACAGTTTGCAGTACCTCCACGCATTTCTGGCCCATATGATGGAAGCCAAGACACATTTTTGTCTTCAATCATTCCAGCATAAGTTATGAGTTGCCCCATAGCCATAACACCTTGTCCACCAAAACCTGCGAAAACTATTCTGCTCTCCATTTATTCCACCTCCTCTGGACTTCTTAAATTTCCTAGAGGATAATAAGGTATCATATTATCTTCCAACCATTTTAATGCTTCTACTGGTGTGTATCCCCAGTTAGTTGGACAAGCTGAAAGAACTTCTACTATACCAAAACCTTTTCCTTCTAATTGAGTTTGGAAACATTTCTTTATAGCTTGTTTTGCTTTTCTAACATTTGCAGGATTATTAACTGCTACCCTTTCAACAAATTGAGCTCCGTGAATAGTTGCTAACATTTCAGCCATTTTTAAAGGTCTACCACAATGAGCTTCATCTCTACCATAAGGTGCTGTAGTAGCTTTTTGTCCAACAAGAGTAGTTGGCGCCATTTGTCCACCTGTCATTCCATATATAGCATTGTTTATAAATATAGTTGAAATTTTTTCACCACGATGTGCAGCATGAACTATTTCAGCAGTACCTATAGAAGCCAAGTCTCCATCACCTTGATAAGTAAATACAAACTTATCTGGTTGTACTCTCTTAATACCTGTAGCTACAGCAGGTGCTCTGCCATGTGCAGCTTCATGCATATCACAATTAAAATAATTGTATGCTAATACTGAACAGCCTACTGGTGCAACTCCTATTGCATTGTCAAGAACTCCTAATTCTTCCAATGATTCGGCAACTAGTCTGTGAACTATACCATGAGTACATCCTGGACAATAGTGAGTTTGAACATCTGTTAGGCCTTTGGTTTTTTCAAATACTACTGCCATTATCTTTCACCTCCATAGATTTCCTTGACTTTGTCAATAATTTCTTTAGGAGTAGGAACCATTCCACCAGTTCTTCCATAGAAATATACTGGGAATTTTCCATTTACAGCAATTTTGACATCGTCTACCATTTGTCCTGTGTTCATTTCTACAGTCAATATTCCCTTACATTTATCATTTATCTTGTTAAACTCATCATATGGATATGGCCATAAGGAAATAGGTCTTATAAGTCCTACCTTATATCCTTCTTTTTCTAACTGTGCAATAGCTGTCTTTGCAATTCTTGATGTAGTTCCATAAGCAGCTATAACCACGTCTGCATCTTCTACATTATATGATTCTACTTTTACTTCATTTTCTCTAATTTCCTTATATTTAGCTTGAAGTTTTTTATTGTGCTCTTCTAGAGCTTCTGCAGCTAAATATAGTGAGTTTATAATATTTGGTTTTCTTTTTCCACCTGTACCTGTTGTAGCCCAATCTTTTGGAGGTAAATTTCTCTTCTTAGGTTCTTTAAATTCAACCGGCTCCATCATTTGACCAATCATTCCATCTCCAAGTATCATAACTGGATTTCTATATTGATCAGCTATATCAAATCCTTCTATAATCAAATCTACTAGTTCTTGTACATTTGAAGGCGCAAGAACTACAAGTTTATAATCACCATTTCCTCCACCTCTAGTTGCTTGGAAATAATCAGTTTGTGAAGGTTGAATACTTCCTAAACCTGGTCCACCTCTCATTATATTAACTATAAGACAAGGCAATTCTGCTCCTGCGATATAGGAAATCCCTTCTTGTTTCAATGAAATTCCTGGGCTTGATGATGATGTCATAACTCTTGCACCTGACCCAGCAGCTCCATAAACCATATTTATAGCAGCAATTTCACTTTCTGCTTGTAAAAAACATCCACCTATCTTTGGCAATTCCCTAGACATATACTCAGGCAATTCGCTTTGAGGTGTTATTGGATAACCAAAAAAGTACTTACAACCTGCTTCAATAGCAGCGGCTCCAATAGCTTCATTTCCCTTCATGAGAACTTTAGCCATAGTTAAACCCTCCTCTTTTTTATTATTCAGTAATTCTTTCAACTGTAATGACTACATCTGGACACATAGTAGCACAACTAGCACAACCTATACACTTGTCCATTTCTTTCACTGTAGCAGGGTGATACCCTTTTGCATTTATCTTTTCTTGATCTAATGATATGATCTTCATCGGACATACTGAAACACATAGTCCACAACCCTTGCAAATGTTTTCATCAAATGTAACCTTTCCTCTTGCTTTAGGCACTTTAATATCCCTCCTTAAATAAAATTTTAAAGCATCCAATCTTCCCTCATGTATAATTTAATAGGAAAGATTTCACCTTCTAAATCTTCTGGAAGTTTTTTAGCAACATCTTCTAATGCAACTATATATTTAATTGGTATATCTAGCTTTTGAGAAAGCTCTGATGCCAATTTCTGGCCCTTCATAACATCTTCAACTGTTGTACTCTTTAGCATATGGGTATTGTTGATAATTCCTGTAACTTTAGCTCTTGCAATACCTTCTATACCATTTAGGTATCCTACTGCCTTTTCTACAGTACTAGTTTCAGGTCTATTTGCATTTAATACATAGTACATTTCATATTCTCCATCTTTAAGCAATTCATGATAACGTCCTAATACTCTGGCACCCGCTGGATCTCCTCCTACATCTAATATTGTATCAAATGTACTATCTTCCAATGGACCATAAGCTTCTGCTGAAATAGCAGGAATGTCTACTGCAGAAGCTTTTATGGAACTAGAAATAACTTTGATACCTAATTCATTCAATATCTCTTCTTTTTCTCTACTTCTAAAATACAAATTTACCACATCTAAATCAACCAATGCAACTTTTTTGCCTTCTTTGGCCAATTTCACAGCATAGTTTATACTAAATTCAGTTTTGCCACTACCATAGTGACCAATTATGATTCTGATTCTATTTTCCTTTGACATATTTTCACCTTATTCTATAAGTATTCTTTTGGACTTTCTTCTCCCCTTAGAACTCTAAGTCCTCCTTCTGCCAAAGCTGTCAATTCATCTTCTCCAGGATAAATATATACATTAGAGATAAACTCTACTCTATCTTTTATCCAATCAATAAACATCTTGTCATAAGCTATTCCACCTGTGATAAGTATTCCATCTACATCGCCTTTAAGCACTGCTGCACAACTGCCAATTTCTTTAGCGACTTGATAAGCCATTGCTTCATAAACTAATTTTGCTTCTTCATTTCCATTTTCAATCATTTTATCTACTTCTCTTGCATCATTTGTTCCAAGATAAGAAACCAATCCACCATTTCCTTTTACCTTTTTCATCATTTCATCAAGAGTGTATTTTCCTGAATAACAAAGCCTAATTAAATCTCCAACTGGAAGACCGCCTGAACGCTCTGGTGAAAATGGTCCTTCCCCATCAAGAGCATTGCTTACATCTATTATTCTACCTTTTCTATGAGCACCTACAGATATTCCTCCACCCAAGTGAGCTACTATAAGATTCATTTCTTCATATTTTTTCTCTTGTTTAGATGCATGTTTTCTTGCTATGGCCTTTTGATTTAGAGCATGTACTACACTTTTTCTCTTTATATCAGCCATTCCTGAAATTCTTGCTATATCTTCCATTTCATCAACAACTGTTGGATCTACTATATAAGAAGGTTTGCCTATTGTTGCAGCAATTTCATGTGCAATTATGCCTCCAAGATTTGAAG
Protein-coding sequences here:
- a CDS encoding 2-oxoacid:acceptor oxidoreductase family protein, translating into MESRIVFAGFGGQGVMAMGQLITYAGMIEDKNVSWLPSYGPEMRGGTANCGVVVADEPVGSPVVVDATSAVVMNKPSLDKFEKDIVPGGKLFINSSLIDKKATREDIDVYYIPVNEIAIELGNDKVANMVMLGAYLEATKLVKVESILEAFTKVFGESKARFLPLNEKAIKRGAEAIKSQL
- a CDS encoding thiamine pyrophosphate-dependent enzyme, translated to MAVVFEKTKGLTDVQTHYCPGCTHGIVHRLVAESLEELGVLDNAIGVAPVGCSVLAYNYFNCDMHEAAHGRAPAVATGIKRVQPDKFVFTYQGDGDLASIGTAEIVHAAHRGEKISTIFINNAIYGMTGGQMAPTTLVGQKATTAPYGRDEAHCGRPLKMAEMLATIHGAQFVERVAVNNPANVRKAKQAIKKCFQTQLEGKGFGIVEVLSACPTNWGYTPVEALKWLEDNMIPYYPLGNLRSPEEVE
- a CDS encoding 3-methyl-2-oxobutanoate dehydrogenase subunit VorB, which gives rise to MAKVLMKGNEAIGAAAIEAGCKYFFGYPITPQSELPEYMSRELPKIGGCFLQAESEIAAINMVYGAAGSGARVMTSSSSPGISLKQEGISYIAGAELPCLIVNIMRGGPGLGSIQPSQTDYFQATRGGGNGDYKLVVLAPSNVQELVDLIIEGFDIADQYRNPVMILGDGMIGQMMEPVEFKEPKKRNLPPKDWATTGTGGKRKPNIINSLYLAAEALEEHNKKLQAKYKEIRENEVKVESYNVEDADVVIAAYGTTSRIAKTAIAQLEKEGYKVGLIRPISLWPYPYDEFNKINDKCKGILTVEMNTGQMVDDVKIAVNGKFPVYFYGRTGGMVPTPKEIIDKVKEIYGGER
- a CDS encoding 4Fe-4S binding protein gives rise to the protein MPKARGKVTFDENICKGCGLCVSVCPMKIISLDQEKINAKGYHPATVKEMDKCIGCASCATMCPDVVITVERITE
- a CDS encoding nucleotide-binding protein, whose product is MSKENRIRIIIGHYGSGKTEFSINYAVKLAKEGKKVALVDLDVVNLYFRSREKEEILNELGIKVISSSIKASAVDIPAISAEAYGPLEDSTFDTILDVGGDPAGARVLGRYHELLKDGEYEMYYVLNANRPETSTVEKAVGYLNGIEGIARAKVTGIINNTHMLKSTTVEDVMKGQKLASELSQKLDIPIKYIVALEDVAKKLPEDLEGEIFPIKLYMREDWML
- the buk gene encoding butyrate kinase; translated protein: MEIYRLLVINPGSTSTKIAVFENENTIFEETLRHSTEELSKYEKIYDQYEFRKNIIVESLKKNGIEIESLSAVVGRGGMLKPIEGGTYSVNEKMLEDLRIGVQGQHASNLGGIIAHEIAATIGKPSYIVDPTVVDEMEDIARISGMADIKRKSVVHALNQKAIARKHASKQEKKYEEMNLIVAHLGGGISVGAHRKGRIIDVSNALDGEGPFSPERSGGLPVGDLIRLCYSGKYTLDEMMKKVKGNGGLVSYLGTNDAREVDKMIENGNEEAKLVYEAMAYQVAKEIGSCAAVLKGDVDGILITGGIAYDKMFIDWIKDRVEFISNVYIYPGEDELTALAEGGLRVLRGEESPKEYL